GAAACGAAACTCCCTGTCATGCTTTATAATGTCCCTGGACGTACGGGTGCCAATATTTTAGCGGAAACAACGATTGCGATCAGCAAAGATGTACCGAATATTACATGCATCAAAGAAGCGAGCGGTAACTTGGATCAAATGGGGGACATCATTGAAAATGTGGATCCGGATTTCCATGTGTATTCAGGGGATGACGGGTTAACATTGCCACTGCTTGCAATCGGTGGTCGCGGCATTATTTCTGTTGCTTCACATGTAGTAGGGAAAGATATGCAGCAAATGGTCCGTGCATTTGAAGAAGGCCGTCATCAGGAGGCTGCACAAATTCACCGTGCATTATTGCCGCTTGTCCGTGCGCTATTTGCACAACCGAATCCATCACCAATTAAATACGCGATGACTAAATTAGGCTTTGATACACTTGATGTACGGATGCCGATGATGGAAATGCTACCGGAAGAAAAGGCAGCATTCGATGAAATCTGGGATACGTATCAGGAAAAAGCAAAGAGTTTCCGCGCATTACAAGTAAACTAACAAAATTCACAGTCACTCCTTCCGATGAGAAGCGGGTGACTGTTTTTTTTATTTTTGGTCAGTTTGAGGATTATTGCGGATGAAGTGAGGATTAATGGTCAGAAACTGAGGATTATAAGACGAGTCTTGAGGATTACCCGCTGCCAACTGAGGATTATCCAGTTAAAAGAGAGGA
This genomic window from Solibacillus sp. FSL R5-0449 contains:
- the dapA gene encoding 4-hydroxy-tetrahydrodipicolinate synthase; translation: MDFGRIGTAMITPFKKDGTINYPELERIIDHLIENGTDSIIACGTTSENPTMSTEEKIEVVRFTVEKVAGRIPVIAGTGDNETAYSIMMTHKAEENGANGIMLVTPYYNKPNQRGMYAHFSTIAKETKLPVMLYNVPGRTGANILAETTIAISKDVPNITCIKEASGNLDQMGDIIENVDPDFHVYSGDDGLTLPLLAIGGRGIISVASHVVGKDMQQMVRAFEEGRHQEAAQIHRALLPLVRALFAQPNPSPIKYAMTKLGFDTLDVRMPMMEMLPEEKAAFDEIWDTYQEKAKSFRALQVN